The following are encoded together in the Lathyrus oleraceus cultivar Zhongwan6 chromosome 3, CAAS_Psat_ZW6_1.0, whole genome shotgun sequence genome:
- the LOC127127325 gene encoding non-specific lipid-transfer protein 1, with product MASKNAIKCNSIALIICIALCAPFLSMAVLTCCDLKPVLDACDSYARHGGECVSQDCCFEAMNLKNNLINSHQDYVTACHCIQDAAVKTPNLNHTAFSIIPAGCGIQLPFNFRVDMNCDSL from the exons ATGGCCAGCAAAAATGCGATCAAATGCAATTCCATTGCACTCATAATATGCATAGCATTGTGTGCTCCATTTCTATCTATGGCTGTATTAACTTGCTGTGACTTGAAACCTGTTTTAGATGCATGCGATTCCTACGCAAGACATGGTGGAGAATGTGTCTCACAAGATTGTTGTTTCGAAGCTATGAACCTAAAAAACAATCTCATCAATTCTCATCAAGATTACGTTACTGCTTGCCATTGCATTCAAGATGCTGCTGTCAAAACCCCTAACCTCAATCATACAGCTTTTTCAATCATCCCTGCGGGTTGTGGAATTCAATTGCCCTTCAATTTTCGGGTCGATATGAATTGTGACAG CTTGTAA